Proteins from a genomic interval of Kaistia defluvii:
- a CDS encoding ATP-binding cassette domain-containing protein, whose amino-acid sequence MTVLELKGISKHFGAIQALNDVSLTIEPGEVVGLMGDNGAGKSTLVKIIAGNFPPSHGTMRVLDREVHFHKPVEARENGIEVVYQDLALCNNLTAAANVFLGRELKRGFGPIRILDYATMYKRAGALFKELKSETRPRDLVKQMSGGQRQAVAIARTRLSDSKIVLMDEPTAAISVRQVAEVLNLIRRLRDQGISVILISHRMPDVFSVCDKIVVLRRGTKVADKRIADSSPEEVTALITGALERA is encoded by the coding sequence ATGACTGTCCTGGAACTCAAGGGCATTTCGAAGCATTTCGGGGCGATTCAGGCCCTGAACGACGTTTCGCTGACCATCGAGCCCGGCGAAGTCGTCGGGCTGATGGGCGACAATGGCGCCGGCAAGTCGACGCTGGTGAAGATCATCGCCGGCAATTTTCCGCCGTCGCACGGCACCATGCGGGTGCTGGACCGCGAGGTCCATTTCCACAAGCCGGTCGAAGCGCGCGAGAATGGCATCGAGGTCGTCTATCAGGATCTTGCGCTCTGCAACAACCTCACGGCGGCGGCCAATGTCTTTCTCGGCCGCGAGTTGAAGCGCGGTTTCGGGCCGATCCGCATCCTCGATTACGCGACGATGTACAAGCGCGCCGGGGCCCTGTTCAAGGAACTGAAATCCGAGACGCGGCCGCGCGACCTGGTCAAGCAGATGTCGGGCGGGCAGCGCCAGGCGGTGGCGATCGCCCGCACCCGGCTCTCCGATTCGAAGATCGTGCTGATGGACGAGCCGACGGCGGCGATCAGCGTGCGGCAGGTGGCCGAGGTGCTGAACCTGATCCGGCGCCTGCGCGACCAGGGCATCTCCGTGATCCTGATCAGCCACCGCATGCCGGACGTGTTCTCCGTCTGCGACAAGATCGTGGTGCTGCGGCGCGGCACGAAGGTGGCGGACAAGCGGATCGCCGACAGTTCCCCGGAAGAAGTGACGGCCTTGATCACCGGCGCGCTCGAGCGCGCCTGA
- a CDS encoding ABC transporter permease translates to MAVSLDDTINHQTHSTLSWLLSRQTFWVFLAAVLACIALTFMTDTFATKNNLFNVTRNFAFVGIVAIGMTVVIISGGIDLSVGSTLCLSAIVTGLVMSAGYPLAVGIALALVAAILVGIVNGVLIAYVGMPPFVVTLGMLSVARSMALVLSNNKMVYQFGPDQALLLQLGGGTTLGIANPLIVLAVMALIAGFVFRWTGWGRHIFAIGGNEQAAVLTGVPVKRIKVGVYVISALTAGIAGVLMTGWLGSVTTNLGTGMELTVIAATVIGGANLAGGVGTAFGAVVGAALIEVIRNSLILLGISTFWQGAFVGSFIVIAVAFDRIRSFRQSD, encoded by the coding sequence ATGGCTGTTTCGCTCGACGACACCATCAATCACCAGACGCACAGCACGCTGAGCTGGCTGCTGTCGCGCCAGACCTTCTGGGTATTCCTGGCGGCGGTGCTGGCCTGCATCGCGCTGACCTTCATGACCGACACCTTCGCGACGAAGAACAATCTGTTCAACGTGACGCGCAACTTTGCCTTTGTCGGCATCGTCGCGATCGGCATGACCGTGGTGATCATTTCCGGCGGCATCGACCTTTCGGTCGGCTCGACGCTCTGCCTCTCGGCGATCGTCACCGGCCTGGTGATGAGCGCCGGCTATCCGCTGGCCGTCGGCATCGCGCTGGCGCTGGTCGCCGCCATCCTCGTCGGCATCGTCAACGGGGTGCTGATCGCCTATGTCGGAATGCCACCCTTCGTGGTGACCCTCGGCATGCTTTCAGTGGCGCGAAGCATGGCGCTGGTGCTGTCCAACAACAAGATGGTCTATCAGTTCGGACCCGACCAAGCCCTGCTGCTGCAGCTCGGCGGCGGCACCACACTCGGGATCGCCAATCCGCTGATCGTGCTGGCCGTGATGGCGCTGATCGCCGGCTTCGTGTTCCGCTGGACCGGCTGGGGACGGCACATCTTCGCCATTGGCGGCAATGAGCAGGCGGCGGTGCTTACCGGCGTGCCGGTGAAGCGCATCAAGGTCGGCGTCTATGTCATCTCGGCGCTGACGGCCGGCATTGCCGGCGTGCTGATGACCGGCTGGCTCGGCAGCGTGACGACCAATCTCGGCACCGGCATGGAACTGACCGTGATCGCGGCGACCGTGATCGGCGGCGCCAATCTCGCTGGCGGCGTCGGCACCGCATTTGGCGCGGTGGTCGGCGCGGCGCTGATCGAGGTCATCCGCAACAGCCTGATCCTGCTGGGCATCTCGACCTTCTGGCAGGGCGCTTTCGTCGGCAGCTTCATCGTCATCGCGGTGGCGTTCGACCGCATCCGCAGCTTCCGTCAGTCGGACTGA
- a CDS encoding substrate-binding domain-containing protein, which produces MKKTLAILSLATTCLALSLGAARAEDKVLAIVVKGLDNPFFEEINKGCQKWNAENQGKGYTCLYTGPASSNDEAGEVQIVDDLLTKGVAAIAISPSNAPAMANLLKQRAPTIPVMTVDADLNKEDAALRKAYLGTDNYLMGVKMGEELQKLKKGGTVCLQLGNVAAANIAARAAGVRDTLAGAKDVDKLTGQNGWTEPAGCPLFTNDQSDLANQQMSDTFTANPKLDAFVLVGGWAQFAPQAYAQVTDGVMERLKSKDLVIIAGDTLPPQIDALKAGRSHAQIGQRPFEMGYKAPDAMIKLINGEKVDEILFTGLDTCLPENVDSCLAK; this is translated from the coding sequence ATGAAGAAGACACTCGCGATACTGTCGCTCGCCACCACCTGCCTGGCGCTCAGCCTCGGCGCGGCGCGCGCGGAGGACAAGGTCCTCGCCATAGTCGTGAAGGGCCTCGACAATCCCTTCTTCGAGGAAATCAACAAGGGCTGCCAGAAATGGAACGCCGAGAACCAGGGCAAGGGCTATACTTGCCTTTATACCGGCCCTGCTTCCAGCAATGATGAAGCCGGCGAAGTCCAGATCGTCGACGACCTGCTGACCAAGGGCGTCGCCGCCATCGCCATCTCGCCGTCCAACGCGCCGGCCATGGCCAATCTTCTGAAGCAGCGCGCGCCCACCATCCCCGTGATGACGGTCGACGCTGACCTGAACAAGGAAGATGCCGCGCTCCGCAAGGCCTATCTGGGTACCGACAATTACCTGATGGGCGTCAAGATGGGCGAGGAACTGCAGAAGCTGAAGAAGGGCGGCACCGTCTGCCTTCAGCTCGGCAACGTCGCGGCCGCCAACATCGCCGCCCGCGCCGCCGGCGTGCGCGACACGCTGGCCGGTGCCAAGGATGTCGACAAGCTGACCGGCCAGAACGGTTGGACCGAACCGGCGGGCTGCCCGCTGTTCACCAACGACCAGTCCGACCTCGCCAACCAGCAGATGAGCGATACCTTCACCGCCAATCCGAAGCTCGACGCCTTCGTGCTCGTCGGCGGCTGGGCCCAGTTCGCCCCGCAGGCCTATGCGCAGGTCACCGACGGCGTCATGGAACGCCTGAAGAGCAAGGACCTCGTGATCATCGCCGGCGACACGCTGCCGCCGCAGATCGACGCGCTCAAGGCCGGTCGCAGCCATGCCCAGATCGGCCAGCGGCCATTCGAAATGGGCTACAAGGCGCCGGACGCCATGATCAAGCTGATCAACGGCGAAAAGGTTGACGAGATCCTGTTCACGGGCCTCGACACCTGCCTGCCGGAGAATGTCGACAGCTGCCTGGCCAAGTAA